The following coding sequences are from one Archocentrus centrarchus isolate MPI-CPG fArcCen1 chromosome 4, fArcCen1, whole genome shotgun sequence window:
- the efcab7 gene encoding EF-hand calcium-binding domain-containing protein 7 isoform X2, giving the protein MRGEKMTTEEVNAIFSLADLNKDGKLDYGEFCRLFVSTVEQCQTAALERLEADAKLKRLNFGSQSYSPPKSSVSSAPSAAATKVAATQRADSDAAPKKDVRSSSRPSSARSRRSSLSSSITMTSSSSKVNKIPEPSGLQDWHHSFMKGGFFLEDDGGISSLQYQLHVPHTTTVYLTIQPLSLSHRPDQPSSWMTVDTALFVMSAGETKEDTTLVCFTESKDKEKYIWKGELNAGTYHLLPFTTGCRLKKRSKKSPSSKPVELVYRTDTEELDLTREFREVLSDIFEMIDLDGNGLLSLEEYNFFELRTSGEKCDKDAWAICKENFDMRKNQLTRQGFMELNLMEATEKDGDPADLWVTLEAMGYNRMLELVEACPFQIDVHCESTQPSIQPLSMDSGPKLLNQALQKSITARTGAKALRGHENVLIYTYRGEHRISSLITNKTNQKVTVHVNNEQGRNCCSSRGMTVFAVEVPARTKMVCQHVLPINEKQDWIYSCVETILPGM; this is encoded by the exons ATG agaggagagaaaatgacAACAGAGGAGGTGAATGCTATCTTCTCATTAGCTGACCTCAACAAGGATGGCAAACTGGACTATGGAGAA ttCTGCAGATTGTTTGTGTCTACAGTAGAGCAGTGTCAAACTGCTGCTTTGGAGAGACTTGAGGCTGATGCCAAACTGAAGAGGCTGAACTTTGGCAGTCAATCATACAGCCCGCCAAAGAGCTCCGTGTCATCAGCACCATCAGCGGCAGCAACTAAAGTGGCAGCAACTCAACGAGCAGACTCAGACGCAGCACCAAAGAAAG acgTCCGATCATCTTCCCGGCCTTCTTCAGCTCGCAGCAGACGTTCGTCTCTGTCGAGCTCAATCACGATGACATCCAGCAGCAGTAAAGTCAACAAAATCCCAGAGCCTTCAGGTTTACAG gaTTGGCATCACAGTTTTATGAAAGGAGGCTTCTTTTTAGAAGACGATGGGGGTATCAGCTCTCTGCAGTACCAGCTCCATGTCCCCCACACAACAACCGTCTACCTAACCATCCAACCACTCAGCCTTAGCCACAGACCTG acCAGCCGTCATCATGGATGACGGTGGACACGGCGCTTTTTGTCATGTCAGCTGGAGAAACTAAAGAAGACACAACTTTAGTGTGTTTCACTGAGTCAAAAGACAAAGAA AAGTATATTTGGAAAGGAGAGTTGAATGCTGGGACATACCACCTGCTTCCCTTCACCACTGGCTGCAGGctaaaaaaaaggagcaaaaagaGTCCATCTAGTAAACCTGTGGAGCTAGTCTACAGGACTGACACTGAAGAACTAGACCTTACTAGGGAGTTCAG GGAGGTGCTGTCTGACATTTTTGAGATGATCGACCTGGATGGCAACGGTTTGCTCAGCCTGGAGGAGTACAATTTCTTTGAGCTCAGAACCAGTGGAGAAAAGTGTGATAAGGATGCCTGGGCCATCTGCAAAG AAAACTTTGATATGAGAAAAAACCAGCTGACACGACAAGGATTCATGGAGCTGAACCTGATGGAGGCCACAGAGAAAGATGGTGATCCTGCAGACCTGTGGGTCACCCTGGAAGCCATGGGTTACAACCGTATGCTGGAGCTAGTAGAG GCCTGTCCATTCCAGATAGATGTTCACTGTGAAAGCACtcagccatccatccagccactCAGTATGGATTCAGGACCCAAGCTTCTTAACCAAGCACTCCAAAAGTCCATCACAGCCAGGACAGGGGCCAAAGCACTGAGAGGACATGAAAATGTGCTCATCTACACATACAGAGGGGAGCACAGGATCTCCTCCCTAATTACCAACAAG ACTAACCAGAAAGTGACTGTGCATGTAAACAACGAGCAGGGCAGgaactgctgcagcagcagaggcatGACCGTGTTTGCTGTAGAAGTGCCAGCCAGGACTAAAATG GTGTGCCAACACGTCCTACCCATCAACGAAAAACAGGACTGGATCTACAGCTGTGTGGAAACCATACTACCTGGCATGTAA
- the pgm1 gene encoding phosphoglucomutase-1 translates to MVKITTVKTKPYTDQKPGTSGLRKRVTVFQQNQHYAENFIQSIISVIEPAERQTATLVVGGDGRFFMKDAIQLIVQIAAANGINHLVIGQNGIMSTPAVSCVIRKIKAVGGIILTASHNPGGPNGDFGIKYNISSGGPAPEGITNKIFEISKSLQEYHICPELKVDLSKIGKQTFEVDTFKPFTVEIVDSVDDYAEMLRGIFDFAALKELLSGANHINVRLDAMHGVVGPYVKKIVCEELGSPVNSAVNCVPQEDFGGHHPDPNLTYAADLVKTMKGGEYDFGAAFDGDGDRNMVLGKHGFFVNPSDSVAVIGANIKSIPYFQKTGVKGLARSMPTSGALDNVAKAMQMDLYETPTGWKFFGNLMDAGKLSLCGEESFGTGSDHIREKDGLWAVLAWLSILATRKQSVEEIMKDHWHKFGRNFFTRYDYEEVDSDAANKMMKDLETAMSDPSFKGKKFSSGDKTYEVAIADNFAYTDPVDGSVSKNQGLRIIFSDGSRIIFRLSGTGSAGATIRLYIDSYEKDAQKIYQDPQVMLAPLVDIALKLSQLHERTGRTGPTVIT, encoded by the exons ATGGTGAAGATTACGACAGTGAAGACCAAGCCGTACACGGACCAGAAGCCCGGGACGAGCGGTCTGAGGAAGAGGGTGACGGTGTTTCAGCAGAACCAGCACTATGCGGAAAACTTCATCCAGAGCATAATCTCTGTCATCGAGCCCGCCGAGCGCCAGACGGCCACTCTGGTGGTGGGAGGGGATGGCAGGTTTTTCATGAAAGACGCTATTCAGCTGATCGTCCAGATTGCAGCTGCCAACGGG ATAAATCACCTAGTGATTGGTCAGAATGGCATCATGTCCACCCCAGCAGTCTCCTGTGTGATCCGCAAGATAAAGGCAGTGGGTGGTATCATCCTCACAGCCAGTCACAACCCCGGAGGCCCCAATGGAGACTTTGGCATCAAGTACAATATTTCTAGTGGAG GACCTGCTCCAGAGGGcatcacaaataaaatattCGAGATCAGCAAAAGCCTGCAGGAATATCACATCTGCCCAGAGCTCAAAGTGGATTTGTCCAAGATTGGCAAGCAGACCTTTGAAGTGGACACTTTCAAGCCCTTCACAG TGGAGATCGTAGACTCAGTTGACGACTACGCCGAGATGCTAAGGGGAATCTTTGATTTTGCTGCGCTGAAGGAGCTTCTTTCAGGAGCCAATCACATTAATGTCAGACTGGATGCCATGCATGGAG TGGTTGGTCCGTATGTGAAGAAGATAGTGTGTGAAGAGCTGGGTTCTCCAGTCAACTCTGCAGTCAACTGTGTCCCCCAGGAGGACTTTGGTGGCCACCACCCTGACCCCAACTTGACCTATGCTGCTGACCTGGTCAAAACCATGAAAGGTGGAGAGTATGACTTTGGAGCTGCATTTGATGGTGATGGT GACCGCAACATGGTGCTGGGTAAACACGGCTTCTTTGTGAACCCCTCCGACTCTGTCGCTGTCATTGGCGCAAACATCAAAAGCATCCCATACTTCCAGAAGACTGGCGTCAAAGGACTGGCCCGCAGTATGCCTACAAGTGGAGCCCTGGACAA TGTGGCTAAAGCAATGCAGATGGACCTGTATGAGACTCCAACAGGCTGGAAGTTCTTTGGGAATCTAATGGATGCTGGTaaactctctctgtgtggagagGAGAGCTTTGGCACTG GCTCGGATCATATCCGTGAGAAAGACGGCTTGTGGGCGGTGCTTGCATGGCTGTCGATCTTAGCCACCAGGAAACAGAGCGTAGAGGAGATCATGAAAGATCACTGGCATAAGTTTGGCAGGAACTTTTTCACCAG GTATGACTACGAGGAGGTTGACTCCGATGCTGCCAACAAGATGATGAAGGATCTGGAGACAGCAATGTCCGATCCATCCTTTAAAGGCAAAAAGTTCTCATCAGGTGATAAGACCTACGAGGTGGCCATCGCTGACAATTTTGCCTATACGGACCCTGTAGATGGAAGTGTGTCCAAAAACCAA GGCCTCCGAATCATCTTCTCTGATGGTTCAAGGATCATTTTTCGTCTCAGCGGTACAGGCAGTGCTGGAGCAACCATCAGGCTCTACATAGACAGCTATGAGAAGGATGCCCAGAAAATTTACCAGGATCCACAG
- the efcab7 gene encoding EF-hand calcium-binding domain-containing protein 7 isoform X1, with protein sequence MSFQESPRPSEEEEAFYMQCRAAYLAVFTSSLTNITSKQQLCRVLQQAGRNPSCATLNKYWTATTSKLNFDDFCEILKREKKTEESELMRVFKKMDVNGDGYITHSELEKALTTRGEKMTTEEVNAIFSLADLNKDGKLDYGEFCRLFVSTVEQCQTAALERLEADAKLKRLNFGSQSYSPPKSSVSSAPSAAATKVAATQRADSDAAPKKDVRSSSRPSSARSRRSSLSSSITMTSSSSKVNKIPEPSGLQDWHHSFMKGGFFLEDDGGISSLQYQLHVPHTTTVYLTIQPLSLSHRPDQPSSWMTVDTALFVMSAGETKEDTTLVCFTESKDKEKYIWKGELNAGTYHLLPFTTGCRLKKRSKKSPSSKPVELVYRTDTEELDLTREFREVLSDIFEMIDLDGNGLLSLEEYNFFELRTSGEKCDKDAWAICKENFDMRKNQLTRQGFMELNLMEATEKDGDPADLWVTLEAMGYNRMLELVEACPFQIDVHCESTQPSIQPLSMDSGPKLLNQALQKSITARTGAKALRGHENVLIYTYRGEHRISSLITNKTNQKVTVHVNNEQGRNCCSSRGMTVFAVEVPARTKMVCQHVLPINEKQDWIYSCVETILPGM encoded by the exons ATGTCTTTTCAGGAGTCACCCCGTCCttcagaagaggaggaggcttTCTACATGCAATGCAGAGCTGCGTATCTAGCTGTGTTCACATCTAGTTTGACAAATATCACTTCGAAACAGCAGTTATGTCGCG TTCTTCAGCAGGCTGGTAGAAATCCGTCCTGTGCCACTCTCAATAAATATTGGACTGCTACAACATCTAAGCTGAACTTTGATGACTTTTGTGAGATTCTCAAGCgtgagaagaaaactgaggaaagCGAGCTGATGAGAGTTTTCAAAAAGATGGATGTGAATGGTGACGGCTACATCACACACAGTGAACTGGAGAAGGCCTTAACCACT agaggagagaaaatgacAACAGAGGAGGTGAATGCTATCTTCTCATTAGCTGACCTCAACAAGGATGGCAAACTGGACTATGGAGAA ttCTGCAGATTGTTTGTGTCTACAGTAGAGCAGTGTCAAACTGCTGCTTTGGAGAGACTTGAGGCTGATGCCAAACTGAAGAGGCTGAACTTTGGCAGTCAATCATACAGCCCGCCAAAGAGCTCCGTGTCATCAGCACCATCAGCGGCAGCAACTAAAGTGGCAGCAACTCAACGAGCAGACTCAGACGCAGCACCAAAGAAAG acgTCCGATCATCTTCCCGGCCTTCTTCAGCTCGCAGCAGACGTTCGTCTCTGTCGAGCTCAATCACGATGACATCCAGCAGCAGTAAAGTCAACAAAATCCCAGAGCCTTCAGGTTTACAG gaTTGGCATCACAGTTTTATGAAAGGAGGCTTCTTTTTAGAAGACGATGGGGGTATCAGCTCTCTGCAGTACCAGCTCCATGTCCCCCACACAACAACCGTCTACCTAACCATCCAACCACTCAGCCTTAGCCACAGACCTG acCAGCCGTCATCATGGATGACGGTGGACACGGCGCTTTTTGTCATGTCAGCTGGAGAAACTAAAGAAGACACAACTTTAGTGTGTTTCACTGAGTCAAAAGACAAAGAA AAGTATATTTGGAAAGGAGAGTTGAATGCTGGGACATACCACCTGCTTCCCTTCACCACTGGCTGCAGGctaaaaaaaaggagcaaaaagaGTCCATCTAGTAAACCTGTGGAGCTAGTCTACAGGACTGACACTGAAGAACTAGACCTTACTAGGGAGTTCAG GGAGGTGCTGTCTGACATTTTTGAGATGATCGACCTGGATGGCAACGGTTTGCTCAGCCTGGAGGAGTACAATTTCTTTGAGCTCAGAACCAGTGGAGAAAAGTGTGATAAGGATGCCTGGGCCATCTGCAAAG AAAACTTTGATATGAGAAAAAACCAGCTGACACGACAAGGATTCATGGAGCTGAACCTGATGGAGGCCACAGAGAAAGATGGTGATCCTGCAGACCTGTGGGTCACCCTGGAAGCCATGGGTTACAACCGTATGCTGGAGCTAGTAGAG GCCTGTCCATTCCAGATAGATGTTCACTGTGAAAGCACtcagccatccatccagccactCAGTATGGATTCAGGACCCAAGCTTCTTAACCAAGCACTCCAAAAGTCCATCACAGCCAGGACAGGGGCCAAAGCACTGAGAGGACATGAAAATGTGCTCATCTACACATACAGAGGGGAGCACAGGATCTCCTCCCTAATTACCAACAAG ACTAACCAGAAAGTGACTGTGCATGTAAACAACGAGCAGGGCAGgaactgctgcagcagcagaggcatGACCGTGTTTGCTGTAGAAGTGCCAGCCAGGACTAAAATG GTGTGCCAACACGTCCTACCCATCAACGAAAAACAGGACTGGATCTACAGCTGTGTGGAAACCATACTACCTGGCATGTAA